Proteins encoded by one window of Gouania willdenowi chromosome 4, fGouWil2.1, whole genome shotgun sequence:
- the LOC114462665 gene encoding zinc finger protein 608-like codes for MYSEHRIDLKKISEQKLLQKERSFQMSGSKKVDFKVPAPSPPGHHGEPGTSAFPSSCPSAQLTSSQKQLDGGPSGPLDGNSSFLGPCQPRTRVNLKGVVCCETEGGILMVDIKWRNRSYVGTLLDSTQHDWVPKSFSEWQSRNPELRGGREPEKRKRTTDGDQ; via the exons ATGTATAGCGAGCACAGGAttgatttaaagaaaatatcagAACAGAAGTTGTTGCAAAAAGAAAGAAGCTTTCAAATGAGTGGAAGTAAAAAA GTGGACTTCAAGGTCCCAGCTCCTTCTCCTCCTGGTCACCATGGAGAACCTGGAACCTCAGCTTTCCCCTCCTCCTGCCCCTCAGCACAACTCACCTCCAGTCAGAAGCAGCTGGATGGAGGCCCTTCAGGGCCACTGGATGGGAACTCTTCTTTCTTAGGGCCCTGCCAGCCAAGGACCAGAGTGAACCTGAAAGGAGTAGTGTGCTGTGAGACAGAGGGAG GTATTCTGATGGTAGATATCAAATGGCGAAATAGAAGCTACGTGGGAACTCTGTTAGACTCCACACAACATGATTGGGTTCCTAAAAG CTTTTCTGAGTGGCAATCCAGGAACCCTGAGCTGCGTGGTGGCCGTGAACCAGAGAAGCGCAAGCGAACAACAGACGGGGATCAATAA